The following are from one region of the Candidatus Aminicenantes bacterium genome:
- a CDS encoding ATP-binding protein codes for MAWGLDPQKDISQYILDQWSTDNSNIPQDSVLSMIQTRDGYLWVGTYEGLARFDGLHFTVFDKSNTPEMQNNGMMVMVEGADGAIWIGTPNGLLCRRAGQFRNFTIGDGLSSDFILALGFDAQGALWIGTTKGLNRYEHGVFTSFTVSDGLDQDYISALCAGPDNAMWVGTSDGLFSYYSGRFRRYTLPGGKPGNTIWSLCAGRNKVLWIGTAGGGLVRFKEGIFRVYSRQDGLTGNEIRVIYEDNQGVLWIGTGSDGLNRFENEAFSHLEHQSGLANDSVRTLVEDREGSLWVGTYGGGLNRLKDDRYIFYNRRNGLPVDLTRSVMQDREGIIWIGTVGGGLVRFSSGTFTVFNEKQGLRDLRIWSIAQSHDGSILFGTYGGGLHRLQNGRITAVYSTRNGLANDIVRAVLAARDGTIWVGTNGGGIDILHPDGRIVNYSRRNGLGDDFIYAISQDREGTVWVGTYNGDLYRFRDGKFTAYQPRSGTSQNAIWAIHPDADGALWLGTNSGGLIRFKNGEFRTISSRDGLYSDVAFQILEDDRGYLWMNCNKGVFRASKKELNDFADGVIWHVQSLSFGISEGVRGVESTGPAQPAGWKCRDGRLWFPTIKGVTVLDPDYSKRNERIPPVLIEKMIVEGQEVDLAAPVVIGPGRKKLEFTFTALSFLVPEKNRFKTMLSGFDRDWSAETSQRQVSYTNLPPGRYAFRVIACNNDGKWNESGAKLVFELRPFFYQTFWFQVLVVLALLLLAVMALRWRFRSLERRRHELEVQVRERTTQLSRVNEELLQANRVQDEMQRIAVHDLKNPLQAIMGAADLIRQQNRGLPGSAMLAEKVSLASKRMLALVNEMLEISRFERGDFKLELQTVDLGELLMLVCRGFSEQMQRKGQKLVLALEPACLVMGDLEWLKEIFDNLLSNAVKFSPFQAEIGVSTLCREKTVLAVIRDQGPGLTAEDRTMLFGKFQRLSAKPTGGESSTGLGLSIAELLVRKHGGRIWAENEPGRGSSFHVELPRV; via the coding sequence ATGGCTTGGGGGCTGGATCCGCAGAAGGATATCAGTCAGTATATCCTCGATCAATGGTCTACCGACAACAGCAACATCCCGCAGGATTCTGTCCTGAGCATGATCCAGACCCGGGACGGCTACCTGTGGGTTGGTACCTATGAAGGGCTGGCCCGTTTCGACGGGCTGCATTTCACTGTTTTCGACAAATCCAACACTCCAGAAATGCAAAACAATGGCATGATGGTGATGGTCGAAGGAGCGGATGGGGCGATATGGATCGGCACGCCCAACGGGTTGCTTTGCCGCCGCGCTGGCCAGTTCCGCAATTTCACCATCGGCGATGGCCTTTCCAGTGATTTCATCCTGGCGCTGGGATTCGATGCCCAGGGCGCTTTGTGGATCGGCACCACCAAGGGGCTCAACCGCTATGAGCATGGCGTCTTCACCAGCTTTACGGTTAGCGACGGGCTGGACCAGGACTATATTTCGGCCCTCTGTGCCGGTCCGGATAATGCCATGTGGGTCGGTACCAGTGATGGACTTTTCAGCTATTATTCCGGCCGCTTCCGCCGCTACACGCTCCCGGGCGGCAAGCCGGGAAACACGATCTGGTCCCTCTGCGCCGGCCGCAATAAGGTGCTGTGGATCGGCACGGCCGGCGGCGGCTTGGTCAGGTTTAAGGAAGGGATTTTTCGCGTTTATTCCCGCCAGGACGGCCTGACCGGGAACGAGATCCGCGTCATTTACGAGGACAACCAAGGCGTCCTGTGGATCGGCACCGGCAGTGACGGCTTGAACAGGTTCGAAAACGAGGCATTCAGCCATCTGGAGCATCAATCCGGCTTGGCCAATGATTCGGTCCGCACCCTGGTCGAGGACAGGGAAGGCAGCTTATGGGTCGGCACCTACGGCGGCGGTTTGAACCGCCTCAAGGACGACCGCTATATTTTTTACAACCGGAGAAACGGCCTGCCGGTCGACCTGACGCGGTCGGTCATGCAGGACCGCGAAGGCATCATCTGGATCGGTACGGTGGGCGGCGGCCTGGTGCGTTTCAGTTCAGGCACGTTCACGGTTTTCAACGAAAAACAGGGCCTGCGTGACCTGCGCATCTGGTCCATCGCCCAAAGCCACGACGGATCGATTCTGTTCGGCACCTATGGCGGCGGGCTGCACCGCCTGCAGAATGGCAGGATCACCGCCGTGTATTCGACCCGCAACGGCCTGGCCAATGACATCGTGCGCGCGGTCCTGGCCGCCCGCGACGGGACGATCTGGGTGGGGACCAATGGCGGCGGCATCGACATCCTGCACCCGGACGGCCGCATCGTCAACTACAGCCGCCGCAACGGACTGGGTGACGATTTCATCTATGCCATCAGCCAGGACCGCGAGGGCACGGTCTGGGTCGGGACCTATAATGGCGACCTCTACCGTTTCCGGGATGGAAAATTTACTGCGTACCAGCCTCGTTCCGGCACTTCCCAGAACGCCATTTGGGCGATCCATCCCGACGCGGATGGGGCGTTGTGGCTGGGCACCAATAGCGGCGGGCTGATCCGTTTCAAGAACGGCGAGTTCCGCACCATCAGCTCCCGGGACGGATTGTACAGCGACGTGGCCTTCCAGATCCTGGAGGACGATCGCGGCTATCTCTGGATGAACTGCAACAAAGGAGTTTTTCGGGCCAGCAAAAAGGAACTGAACGATTTCGCCGACGGCGTCATCTGGCACGTCCAATCGCTTTCCTTCGGCATTTCCGAAGGGGTGCGCGGAGTCGAGAGCACCGGCCCGGCCCAGCCAGCCGGTTGGAAATGTCGGGACGGCAGACTATGGTTTCCGACCATCAAGGGGGTGACCGTCCTCGATCCCGACTACAGCAAGCGCAATGAGCGCATCCCGCCGGTGCTCATAGAAAAAATGATTGTCGAGGGGCAGGAGGTCGATTTGGCGGCGCCAGTGGTCATCGGCCCCGGGCGCAAAAAACTGGAGTTCACTTTTACCGCCCTCAGCTTTCTGGTTCCCGAAAAAAACCGTTTCAAGACCATGCTGAGTGGATTCGACCGCGACTGGAGCGCGGAGACCAGCCAAAGGCAGGTTTCTTACACCAACCTGCCGCCCGGGCGCTACGCTTTCCGGGTAATCGCCTGCAACAACGATGGCAAATGGAATGAGAGCGGAGCCAAACTGGTCTTCGAGCTGCGGCCTTTCTTCTACCAGACGTTCTGGTTCCAAGTGCTGGTCGTCCTGGCGCTGCTGCTTCTGGCCGTCATGGCCTTACGCTGGCGCTTCCGCAGTCTGGAGCGCCGCAGGCATGAGCTCGAGGTCCAGGTCCGTGAGCGGACCACCCAACTCTCCCGGGTCAACGAAGAGTTGCTCCAGGCCAACCGCGTGCAGGATGAGATGCAGCGCATCGCGGTTCATGACTTGAAAAATCCGTTGCAGGCCATCATGGGAGCGGCCGACCTGATCAGGCAGCAGAACCGCGGCCTTCCCGGCAGCGCCATGCTGGCCGAAAAGGTCTCGCTGGCCTCCAAACGCATGCTGGCGCTGGTCAATGAGATGCTGGAGATCTCGCGTTTTGAAAGGGGGGATTTCAAGCTGGAACTGCAGACGGTCGATCTGGGCGAACTGCTCATGCTGGTTTGCAGGGGCTTCAGTGAGCAGATGCAGCGGAAAGGGCAGAAGCTCGTTCTCGCCCTCGAGCCCGCCTGCCTGGTCATGGGCGACCTGGAATGGCTGAAGGAGATCTTCGACAACCTGCTGAGCAACGCCGTT